In Pseudomonas fluorescens, a genomic segment contains:
- a CDS encoding anhydro-N-acetylmuramic acid kinase, with the protein MALYIGVMSGTSLDGLDIALIEQSSAIKLIATHYIPMPGSLRAELLSLCASGPDEIARSAIAQQHWVTVAAQGINALLEQQALKPQDVRAIGSHGQTIRHEPTRGFTVQIGNPALLTELTGITVVSDFRSRDVAAGGQGAPLVPAFHEALFGERSGNHAVLNIGGFSNLSLIETGKPVAGFDCGPGNVLLDTWIHQQRGEHFDRDGRWAAGGKVESQLLNTLLSDPFFVTQGPKSTGREVFNREWLQRHLAGLPAFAPQDVQATLLELTALTIVKSLQTAQHQTETLLVCGGGAHNVTLMSRLAALLPATQVSSTATYGVDPDWVEAMAFAWLAHCCLEGIAANRPSVTGARGLRVLGAIYPA; encoded by the coding sequence ATGGCGCTCTATATAGGGGTGATGTCTGGCACCAGCCTCGACGGCCTGGATATAGCCTTGATCGAACAAAGCTCGGCGATCAAGCTGATCGCCACTCACTACATCCCCATGCCAGGCAGCCTGCGCGCCGAGCTGCTTAGCCTGTGCGCCAGCGGCCCAGATGAAATCGCTCGCTCGGCAATTGCCCAGCAGCATTGGGTGACAGTGGCTGCCCAAGGCATTAATGCCTTACTGGAGCAGCAAGCTCTCAAGCCCCAAGACGTTCGCGCGATCGGTAGCCACGGGCAAACCATCCGCCATGAACCCACCCGAGGCTTTACCGTACAGATCGGTAACCCTGCCCTGCTCACAGAGCTGACAGGCATCACTGTGGTCAGCGACTTCCGCAGCCGCGACGTGGCCGCCGGTGGCCAGGGCGCGCCATTGGTACCCGCCTTTCATGAAGCGTTGTTTGGCGAACGCAGCGGCAATCACGCCGTCCTGAATATCGGCGGTTTCAGCAACCTTAGCCTGATCGAGACCGGCAAGCCTGTAGCCGGCTTCGACTGCGGCCCGGGCAACGTTCTGCTGGACACTTGGATTCACCAGCAGCGCGGCGAGCACTTTGATCGTGACGGCCGGTGGGCGGCCGGCGGTAAAGTCGAATCGCAGTTACTCAACACCCTGCTCAGCGACCCCTTCTTTGTCACACAGGGCCCAAAAAGCACCGGACGCGAAGTGTTCAATCGCGAGTGGCTGCAACGACATCTGGCGGGTTTGCCAGCATTTGCTCCCCAGGACGTCCAAGCCACGCTGCTGGAGCTGACCGCCCTGACCATCGTCAAATCCCTGCAAACCGCACAACACCAGACCGAAACCCTACTGGTCTGTGGCGGCGGCGCCCATAACGTTACGTTGATGAGCCGCCTGGCCGCGCTACTGCCGGCGACCCAAGTCAGCAGCACCGCCACCTACGGCGTAGATCCTGATTGGGTAGAAGCCATGGCCTTTGCCTGGCTGGCCCATTGCTGCCTGGAAGGCATTGCTGCCAACCGCCCCAGCGTCACCGGCGCACGCGGTCTTCGGGTACTGGGCGCGATCTACCCCGCCTGA